Proteins from one Mytilus galloprovincialis chromosome 11, xbMytGall1.hap1.1, whole genome shotgun sequence genomic window:
- the LOC143051409 gene encoding mambaquaretin-2-like, producing the protein MFYCAAFLVLSLIGIQVSAEPLGREQNVCRLPASSGPCYGYFENYHFNRRSGKCEKFVYGGCQGNANNFKTLMECERECIGNVFSKRDLREILKRNVPQQVRQ; encoded by the exons ATGTTTTACTGTGCTGCATTCCTCGTACTTTCACTTATAGGAATCCAG GTTTCTGCGGAACCATTAG gaCGCGAACAGAATGTGTGTAGGTTGCCAGCAAGTTCTGGTCCTTGTTATGGCTACTTTGAAAATTATCACTTTAACAGGAGATCTGGGAAATGTGAAAAGTTTGTGTATGGTGGTTGCCAAGGAAACGCcaataactttaaaactttaatggaaTGTGAAAGAGAATGTATAG gtAATGTATTTAGTAAGCGAGATCTGCGCGAGATTCTTAAGCGCAATGTACCACAACAAGTTCGTCAGTGA